The following proteins are encoded in a genomic region of Sorangiineae bacterium MSr12523:
- a CDS encoding HlyD family efflux transporter periplasmic adaptor subunit: MPTPFSQSLRSLDIDAAHRSAFAFGGTAVLLGAWLFWFMHVRITLHQTSDSGRIEVAEAAKPLNAAINGRISATRLVLGKNVNQGDVLVELDSETEQRQLAEELTRVAIVEPQLEALREQVSAEQDALSSQRLAMRAGIDERRAKQEEAAIDSRLASEEDRRAQRLQGNGLISTRDLLRAQSEAQRKLAAIDAIGHDVQRLWGEGQSRANEGLAHIAQLRLHVAELEGKRRTSLATIDVLRTEIAKRQLRAPADGTIGEVAPEHQIGSFVAAGDRLGSLIPKGHLIAVADFVPENALGRIRRGQEGRMRLEGFPWTQFGTVPVTVRNVASVAHNGRIRVELDLVPNGNPRIPLEHGLPGAVEIDVETSTPARIALRFAGTRLGASVQKGDGP, translated from the coding sequence ATGCCGACTCCGTTTTCTCAATCCCTGCGTTCCCTCGACATTGACGCGGCCCACCGCTCCGCATTTGCCTTTGGTGGCACGGCCGTTCTTCTCGGAGCGTGGCTTTTTTGGTTCATGCACGTCAGAATCACACTTCACCAAACGAGCGATTCGGGCCGAATCGAGGTGGCAGAAGCTGCAAAGCCGTTGAATGCGGCCATCAACGGACGGATTTCGGCGACGAGGCTCGTTCTGGGAAAGAACGTCAACCAGGGTGACGTACTCGTGGAACTCGATTCGGAGACCGAACAACGCCAATTGGCAGAGGAGCTCACGCGCGTGGCGATCGTGGAGCCTCAGCTCGAAGCGCTTCGCGAACAGGTAAGCGCAGAACAGGACGCGCTATCGAGCCAGCGGCTGGCCATGCGCGCTGGAATCGACGAGAGGCGCGCGAAGCAGGAGGAGGCGGCCATCGATTCGCGGCTGGCGAGCGAAGAAGATCGTCGTGCCCAACGGCTTCAGGGCAACGGCTTGATCTCCACACGAGACCTTTTGCGCGCGCAATCCGAAGCGCAACGCAAGCTCGCGGCCATCGACGCCATCGGCCATGATGTGCAACGCCTGTGGGGCGAGGGGCAAAGTCGTGCGAATGAAGGGCTGGCTCACATAGCCCAACTCCGCCTTCACGTGGCCGAGCTCGAGGGAAAGCGAAGGACGTCGCTCGCAACCATCGACGTCTTGAGGACGGAGATCGCCAAGCGGCAGCTTCGCGCACCCGCGGACGGAACCATTGGCGAGGTCGCGCCCGAGCACCAGATCGGCTCGTTCGTGGCGGCGGGCGACCGACTCGGGAGCCTCATTCCGAAAGGTCACCTCATCGCAGTTGCCGATTTCGTTCCGGAGAATGCTCTCGGACGGATCCGACGCGGCCAGGAAGGCCGAATGCGCCTCGAGGGTTTCCCGTGGACGCAATTCGGAACGGTGCCGGTCACCGTGCGAAACGTGGCGAGTGTCGCCCATAACGGGCGTATTCGCGTCGAGCTCGATCTCGTGCCGAATGGGAACCCGCGCATTCCCCTCGAGCACGGGCTGCCGGGTGCCGTCGAAATCGATGTCGAGACCTCGACACCCGCGCGGATTGCACTGCGCTTTGCCGGCACTAGGCTCGGGGCGTCCGTGCAGAAGGGCGATGGACCATGA
- a CDS encoding RlpA-like double-psi beta-barrel domain-containing protein, with translation MSSRRLTSALFLAVLFTSPAWAATDVPIGEEHTGKITWYTDKGYGACGTKIDASSQNLAAVSSKWFSSSNRNNDPVCKGVSVRVSYNGKSITVPVVDECPSCDREHVDLSLPAFSALADPDDGVVQGVTWSFVR, from the coding sequence ATGTCTAGTCGGCGATTGACGTCAGCGCTGTTCCTTGCGGTCCTTTTCACCAGCCCGGCATGGGCCGCCACGGACGTTCCGATTGGTGAGGAGCACACGGGGAAGATCACCTGGTACACTGATAAAGGCTACGGCGCATGCGGCACGAAGATCGACGCATCCTCGCAGAATTTGGCGGCGGTCTCCTCGAAGTGGTTCTCGAGCTCCAACCGAAACAACGATCCTGTTTGCAAAGGCGTATCGGTTCGGGTCTCGTACAACGGAAAATCCATCACCGTGCCCGTGGTAGACGAGTGCCCCTCTTGCGATCGCGAGCACGTCGATCTGAGCCTGCCGGCCTTTTCGGCGTTGGCCGATCCCGACGACGGAGTCGTGCAGGGCGTCACTTGGTCATTCGTGCGCTGA
- a CDS encoding S1 family peptidase: protein MTGKDKRTGQDLVYICTGTIVKVNKILTAAHCVNRMYLDWENPWISIRTGQNPTSDDPRFTISTVSWDAEFTGDWPKGHDFAVITLSSNTSGVTPIPVSRHRLEIKHLGSYLRITGYGRTSPGDVASGGTKRYADVGLGGLSEKTFTAGTNMPSTDPRAQTICYGDSGGPALADLGSGTEVIGVTSYTVNNCQEGWHVRTDTADATSFLKSAGVL from the coding sequence ATGACCGGCAAGGATAAGAGAACCGGCCAGGACCTCGTGTATATCTGCACGGGCACGATCGTGAAAGTGAATAAGATTCTCACAGCGGCACATTGTGTAAATAGGATGTACTTGGACTGGGAAAACCCCTGGATCTCCATTCGGACGGGGCAGAACCCGACATCCGACGATCCACGCTTCACGATCAGTACCGTGTCGTGGGATGCGGAGTTCACGGGGGACTGGCCCAAAGGGCACGACTTCGCGGTCATCACGCTGAGCTCCAACACGAGCGGCGTGACCCCCATTCCCGTGAGCAGGCACCGTCTCGAGATTAAGCATCTTGGCTCGTATCTCCGCATCACGGGTTATGGGAGGACGTCGCCTGGAGATGTGGCCTCAGGGGGAACGAAGCGTTACGCCGACGTCGGGCTCGGAGGGCTCAGCGAGAAGACTTTTACGGCCGGCACCAACATGCCCTCGACGGACCCGCGGGCGCAGACCATTTGCTACGGTGACTCTGGAGGTCCCGCGCTCGCCGATTTGGGCAGCGGCACCGAGGTCATCGGCGTGACTTCGTATACGGTAAACAATTGCCAAGAGGGCTGGCACGTACGCACGGACACCGCGGACGCCACGTCGTTCTTGAAGTCAGCGGGCGTTCTCTGA
- a CDS encoding ATP-binding cassette domain-containing protein → MSSSRSTRRCFLVPEVVQTSAMDCGPAALTSLLEGFGISASYGRLREACQTDVDGTSIDTLEELAGKLGLIATQTMVPPEHLFLHEARVLPAIVVVKQPDGTPHFIIVWRRVGPLMQVMDPSVGRRWMTESSLRDQLFMHRMPVSPEQFRALATSDTFVEVLGRRLVDLGCVSESDAVLTRAAASDDWRPIALLDAATRMVADIVHSGGVRKGREAGSLLRSILERCKGEHPGEGSIPPAYWTGLPGGMSRDEEEGVWLHGVVVVAVRAGAHDGHVADASLASAELAAVLKEPPARPIRELLRMLRADGALGPAALLVALTFAAGVGLVETILMRGLVEVAGDLGVLKERMAGMGALVAFLLALLLLELPIAQSIRRIGRHLEVRLRVAFLTKLPRLADRYLSSRPTSDMANRSHALSAIRSFPDLGAQLVRSALSLLVTVGAIAWLHPPSAPLAILAGVVALAVPLASERVLSERDLRVRAHVGGLSRFYLDGLIGLVPVRTHGAERAVRREHESLLVHWARAARSLVRAAIVTDTLGSCLGFGLAALLLFRYVRGGGPLSEILLFSYWVLNLPVLGQSLAGAVRAYPGVRNTALRLLEPLGAIEEVRAEGMTEAAAPSTRGVALEFEGVSVVAGGHAILEEVDLRIAPGSEVAIVGPSGAGKSTFVGILLGWHRPVAGRVLVDGYPLDAAREDVLRRECAWVDPAVQLWNRSLADNMLYGMPAGAMGALPGALDAADLQQLLERMPDGMQTVLGEGGALVSGGEGQRVRLGRALLRRDARLVILDEPFRGLDRRKRRALLSRARAWWRGATILCVTHDMSETLDFGRVLVVEDGRIVEDGVPAALVEAPSSRYRAMLDAEKVVQRGFWSGGNWRKMTLRAGKLAEYGEDAPRLLPQVKGKRGRLRAVTASDLPQTALRAGSLVSPTTPVKPGGPKT, encoded by the coding sequence ATGAGCTCCTCGCGAAGCACCCGCCGGTGTTTCCTCGTGCCCGAGGTGGTCCAGACCTCCGCGATGGACTGCGGGCCGGCGGCGCTCACATCCCTCCTGGAAGGCTTCGGGATCTCTGCGAGTTATGGCCGCCTCCGCGAGGCGTGCCAGACCGACGTCGACGGCACGTCCATCGACACGTTGGAGGAGCTTGCAGGGAAGCTCGGACTGATCGCCACACAAACGATGGTGCCCCCGGAGCATCTCTTCCTGCACGAAGCACGGGTGTTGCCGGCGATTGTCGTCGTGAAGCAGCCCGACGGCACACCTCATTTCATCATCGTATGGCGACGCGTCGGCCCGCTGATGCAGGTCATGGATCCCAGTGTAGGTAGACGGTGGATGACGGAGTCTTCGCTCCGCGATCAGCTCTTCATGCATAGAATGCCGGTGTCGCCGGAGCAATTTCGTGCGCTCGCCACGTCCGACACGTTCGTGGAAGTCCTCGGCCGGCGCCTTGTCGATCTCGGGTGCGTAAGCGAGAGCGATGCGGTGCTCACGCGCGCGGCGGCAAGTGACGACTGGAGGCCGATCGCGCTCCTCGACGCCGCAACGCGGATGGTGGCCGACATCGTACACTCCGGCGGCGTGCGCAAGGGCCGCGAGGCGGGCAGTCTTCTGCGCTCGATTCTGGAAAGGTGCAAAGGGGAGCACCCCGGTGAGGGCTCGATCCCGCCCGCTTACTGGACGGGGCTCCCGGGCGGTATGTCGCGCGACGAGGAGGAGGGCGTTTGGCTGCACGGGGTGGTCGTGGTGGCGGTACGCGCCGGCGCTCACGACGGCCACGTGGCCGACGCCTCGCTTGCATCCGCCGAATTGGCGGCGGTGCTGAAGGAGCCTCCCGCGCGACCGATCCGGGAGCTCCTACGGATGCTTCGTGCCGACGGGGCCCTCGGGCCTGCGGCGTTGCTCGTGGCGCTCACGTTCGCGGCAGGGGTCGGGCTCGTCGAAACGATCCTCATGCGCGGCCTCGTCGAGGTGGCGGGCGATCTGGGAGTGCTCAAAGAGCGGATGGCAGGCATGGGCGCACTCGTCGCCTTCTTGCTCGCGTTGTTGCTGCTCGAACTTCCGATCGCGCAGTCCATTCGGCGCATCGGCCGGCACCTCGAGGTGCGGTTGCGCGTGGCTTTTTTGACGAAGCTCCCGCGCCTCGCGGACCGCTATCTGAGCAGCCGCCCGACGTCCGACATGGCCAATCGAAGCCACGCGCTCTCGGCGATCCGCTCCTTTCCCGATCTTGGTGCCCAGCTGGTTCGAAGCGCGCTGAGTCTGCTCGTCACCGTTGGTGCGATCGCGTGGCTTCATCCACCGAGCGCTCCACTTGCCATCCTCGCAGGTGTGGTCGCCCTGGCGGTGCCCCTGGCCTCGGAGCGCGTCTTGAGCGAGCGCGATTTGCGCGTGCGGGCGCACGTGGGAGGCCTCAGTCGATTTTATCTCGATGGGCTGATCGGGCTCGTCCCCGTTCGAACGCACGGCGCCGAGCGTGCGGTGAGGCGGGAGCACGAGAGTCTGCTGGTCCATTGGGCACGCGCAGCACGCAGCTTGGTCCGGGCGGCGATCGTGACCGACACGCTTGGTTCGTGTCTCGGCTTCGGGCTCGCGGCGCTCCTTCTGTTCCGCTACGTCCGCGGCGGTGGGCCGCTCTCCGAGATTCTCTTGTTCTCGTACTGGGTGCTCAATTTGCCGGTCTTGGGGCAGAGTCTCGCGGGGGCGGTGCGTGCCTATCCTGGCGTTCGGAATACCGCGCTCCGGCTCCTCGAACCTCTCGGCGCGATCGAAGAGGTCCGGGCAGAAGGCATGACGGAAGCGGCAGCACCTTCGACGCGAGGGGTCGCTCTGGAGTTCGAAGGCGTGAGCGTCGTGGCGGGCGGACATGCGATCCTCGAGGAGGTCGATCTTCGAATCGCTCCGGGAAGCGAAGTCGCGATCGTTGGCCCCTCGGGTGCCGGGAAGTCGACGTTCGTCGGGATTCTACTGGGGTGGCATCGGCCCGTGGCAGGGCGTGTGCTCGTCGATGGGTATCCGCTCGACGCTGCCCGCGAGGACGTGCTTCGCCGAGAATGCGCGTGGGTCGACCCGGCCGTGCAGCTCTGGAACCGATCGTTGGCTGACAACATGCTGTACGGCATGCCGGCAGGAGCCATGGGAGCACTGCCGGGGGCGCTCGACGCCGCGGACCTTCAACAGCTCCTCGAACGGATGCCCGATGGGATGCAGACCGTGCTTGGCGAAGGTGGTGCACTCGTATCGGGCGGCGAAGGCCAACGCGTGCGCCTCGGGCGAGCGCTCCTGAGACGCGACGCGCGCCTCGTCATCCTGGACGAACCGTTCCGCGGTCTCGACCGCAGGAAGCGGCGGGCGCTGCTCTCGCGTGCGCGCGCATGGTGGCGCGGCGCAACCATCCTCTGTGTGACGCACGACATGAGCGAAACGTTGGACTTTGGCCGAGTCCTCGTCGTGGAGGACGGGCGGATCGTCGAGGACGGTGTGCCTGCGGCGCTGGTCGAGGCGCCGAGCTCACGCTACCGCGCGATGCTCGATGCGGAGAAGGTGGTCCAGCGCGGCTTCTGGTCGGGCGGCAACTGGCGCAAGATGACCCTTCGAGCAGGAAAGCTGGCCGAGTACGGAGAGGATGCGCCGCGCCTGCTCCCGCAGGTGAAAGGAAAACGGGGGCGGCTCCGGGCGGTGACCGCGAGCGATCTGCCCCAGACGGCACTGCGGGCGGGCTCCCTGGTGTCTCCGACGACCCCGGTGAAGCCCGGAGGGCCGAAGACATGA
- a CDS encoding RICIN domain-containing protein encodes MSVSACAGASSDTGSEPDGERVPGEGPAGTSLLSQEGRGEDASGETPFTIVEGPALMSASSGNDGEAHASGEVHAMGKPMPNVIPWKNGSKGWVTSGMIGKCLDINGQNTANGTKVQIWECNGTIAQRVTLGSDKTLRVLGKCVDVPESRKVRGTLLHLWDCNGSPGQKWEVRGVTLVNPNSGLCMDVPNVSSQNGTQLEIWDCAPGARNQVWTVPIGDEPGTDIRLDTSNASDLGWFGAMSKNIALAWYGKFSWYLSSSGYKAPSKWDMIFKECDGVAYVSGTTATGCAKFFREHGDDFGAMVHESVHIIQQYRGNTPGWVTEGIADFMRYYIYQPYSVGRPARDAHYTQGYGEAAWLFNYIVRSYDSSFVRRLNEAARNGTYSDDIFKTVTPQRDKTLDGLWAEAQAQP; translated from the coding sequence TTGAGCGTCTCAGCGTGTGCGGGGGCTTCGAGCGACACCGGATCGGAACCCGACGGGGAGCGCGTGCCTGGCGAGGGGCCGGCGGGTACGTCCCTCTTGTCGCAGGAGGGCCGCGGTGAGGATGCCTCCGGCGAGACGCCGTTTACCATCGTCGAAGGGCCCGCGCTCATGTCCGCCTCCTCGGGGAACGATGGCGAGGCGCACGCCAGCGGAGAGGTCCATGCGATGGGCAAGCCGATGCCGAACGTTATCCCTTGGAAGAACGGTTCGAAGGGCTGGGTAACGTCCGGGATGATCGGCAAGTGCTTGGATATCAATGGTCAGAACACCGCAAACGGTACCAAGGTGCAGATCTGGGAGTGCAATGGCACCATAGCGCAGCGAGTTACGTTGGGAAGCGACAAGACTCTGCGCGTGCTGGGCAAGTGCGTGGACGTGCCGGAGTCGAGGAAGGTCAGAGGTACCTTGTTGCACCTTTGGGATTGCAATGGCTCGCCGGGACAAAAGTGGGAGGTGCGGGGTGTCACCCTCGTCAATCCAAACTCGGGCCTCTGCATGGACGTCCCGAATGTGAGCTCACAAAACGGCACGCAGCTCGAAATCTGGGATTGCGCGCCCGGCGCGCGCAATCAAGTCTGGACGGTCCCCATCGGTGACGAGCCTGGCACCGACATTCGACTGGACACGAGCAATGCCTCGGACTTGGGATGGTTTGGTGCGATGAGCAAGAATATCGCGCTCGCTTGGTATGGCAAGTTCTCGTGGTACCTATCGAGTTCGGGGTATAAGGCGCCATCGAAGTGGGATATGATTTTCAAGGAATGTGATGGGGTAGCGTACGTTTCCGGGACCACCGCAACGGGCTGCGCCAAGTTTTTCCGCGAGCACGGCGACGACTTCGGTGCGATGGTGCACGAGTCGGTCCATATCATCCAGCAGTACAGGGGAAACACTCCGGGGTGGGTGACGGAAGGTATCGCAGACTTCATGCGATATTACATCTACCAGCCGTACTCCGTTGGCCGGCCTGCGAGAGACGCCCACTACACGCAGGGCTATGGGGAGGCCGCGTGGTTGTTCAACTACATCGTTCGGTCGTACGACAGCAGCTTCGTGCGAAGGCTCAACGAGGCGGCCCGCAATGGAACATACAGCGATGATATCTTCAAGACGGTGACGCCGCAGCGAGATAAGACGCTCGATGGGCTCTGGGCCGAGGCGCAGGCGCAGCCCTGA
- a CDS encoding serine/threonine protein kinase, translated as MDGILTIGDLFLGKYRIERLVGMGGMGAVYAAVDIDLDRGVAIKVLLPEIARSQSAAARFIREGRAAARVEGEHVARVFAAGRTPEGVPYMILELLEGRDLREELAYRGQLGIAEAVDILRQALEGVAEAHRHGIVHRDLKPANLYLHRRSNGKRVVKVLDFGISKAGGWETKTGDGAAGELTMTRTMLGSPSYMSPEQLADSRKVDGRADIWSLGIIFHEMLGGAHPFDCKSLAGVVHAIMHREIPPLGTIRPEVPEALQAIVSRCLERDLSKRLGSASELLQLLAPFALELDDTLEVTPVPRASEALLEHDRASMEIETRVWTPPPRSTTPFTVVPPSQVPRAAQKPFYERLAVIIAVPVTLVFLAMLVLLYAFRSTTAPIAPKAATQLADSGLPDAS; from the coding sequence GTGGATGGCATTCTGACGATAGGGGACCTCTTCCTCGGGAAATATCGAATCGAGCGGCTCGTGGGCATGGGCGGTATGGGCGCGGTCTACGCCGCCGTCGATATCGATCTGGACCGAGGTGTGGCCATCAAGGTGCTCCTGCCGGAGATTGCACGCTCGCAATCGGCCGCGGCGCGCTTCATCCGCGAAGGACGCGCGGCGGCGCGCGTGGAGGGCGAGCACGTTGCCCGCGTGTTCGCCGCAGGGCGGACGCCGGAGGGCGTGCCGTACATGATTCTCGAGTTGCTCGAGGGGCGCGATTTGCGCGAAGAGCTCGCATATCGTGGGCAACTCGGAATTGCCGAGGCAGTCGACATTTTGCGCCAGGCGCTGGAGGGCGTGGCCGAGGCGCACCGGCACGGCATCGTCCATCGCGATTTGAAGCCCGCCAATCTGTATTTGCATCGCCGAAGCAATGGCAAACGGGTGGTGAAGGTGCTCGACTTCGGTATTTCGAAGGCGGGTGGCTGGGAGACCAAGACGGGAGACGGTGCAGCGGGCGAGCTGACGATGACGCGAACGATGCTCGGGTCTCCTTCGTATATGTCGCCAGAGCAATTGGCCGACTCCCGGAAGGTCGACGGCCGCGCAGACATCTGGTCCCTCGGGATCATCTTTCACGAGATGCTGGGCGGCGCGCATCCCTTCGATTGCAAATCGCTCGCGGGGGTGGTGCACGCAATCATGCACCGCGAAATTCCGCCCCTCGGGACAATCCGCCCGGAGGTGCCCGAAGCGCTGCAAGCCATCGTATCCCGCTGTCTCGAGCGAGATCTCTCGAAGCGCCTCGGCAGCGCCTCCGAGCTTTTGCAATTGCTCGCACCATTCGCCCTGGAGTTGGACGACACCTTGGAGGTCACACCGGTGCCTCGCGCCTCCGAGGCTCTCCTCGAGCACGACCGCGCCTCGATGGAAATCGAGACCCGCGTCTGGACACCGCCACCGCGCAGCACGACCCCCTTCACGGTGGTACCGCCCTCCCAGGTTCCCCGTGCCGCGCAAAAGCCATTCTACGAGCGCCTCGCCGTCATCATCGCCGTCCCCGTGACACTGGTTTTTCTGGCCATGCTGGTCCTGCTGTACGCCTTCCGCTCGACCACCGCCCCCATCGCGCCCAAAGCCGCGACGCAACTGGCCGACTCGGGCCTCCCCGACGCCTCATGA
- a CDS encoding ATP-binding cassette domain-containing protein, protein MIPQGHSSDLERSTWSLEQAGEAMLALAKRAGFATRAAAIPPLPEAVRVEQETRIGLWIESLANWFGLESEWIDSGYASVDDLIRGLAPALVRITQGERTSFLALAAYRSGRVFLLGPDLEVRAVPARELRAVLCAEREAPHAANIEAMLDLAGLPSRRRGRARHAIFGRLLSRVKVGDGWLLRLPPGAPFLAQLRAAGLGRKAATLALAHTAQYVLNIASWAMLGRGALQGRIDAGLLIAWALLFVTQIPFRILESRMQALFAIDAGGLLKRRLLHGALRLAPDEIRAEGAGGLLGRVIESEAVESLALGTGIGGLVAIIELAVCAFVLSKGAAAATELVLLALWSIVSVFTVRTYLKRTDAWTVTRLAMTNDLVERIVGHRTRLAQLAPEKWHQGESEAVAEYIARSERMDASAARIAALLPRGWLVVAMMGLLPTLLFGSASSSLSAGSMAITLGGILLASGALGHLAGGLTSLGGALLAWKQVKPLFHAAGRTEPSAPPDLAFFASSEMPGSALLEARDVTFRYRDRGEPVLRGCTLRIDARDRILLEGGSGGGKSTFGAVLAGLRSPETGLLLLNGLDRSTLGAEAWRKRVVAAPQFHENHVLSGMLAFNLLMGRAWPPSQADLDEAEAVCRELDLGGLLDRMPGGLMQMVGETGWQLSHGEKSRVYIARALLQNADLIVLDESFGALDPETMRKAMQCVDRRARAFLVIAHP, encoded by the coding sequence ATGATCCCCCAGGGCCATTCTTCGGATCTCGAGCGCTCGACGTGGTCGCTCGAGCAGGCGGGGGAAGCGATGCTCGCGCTCGCAAAGCGAGCCGGATTTGCCACGCGTGCCGCCGCGATTCCTCCCTTGCCCGAAGCTGTACGCGTCGAACAGGAGACGCGAATCGGCCTTTGGATCGAATCCCTCGCGAACTGGTTCGGCCTCGAGTCCGAGTGGATCGACAGTGGGTATGCGAGCGTCGACGATCTCATTCGCGGGCTCGCTCCGGCGCTCGTCCGGATCACGCAAGGCGAGCGAACGTCATTCCTCGCACTCGCAGCCTATCGCTCGGGGCGCGTTTTCTTGTTGGGCCCCGATCTCGAAGTTCGTGCCGTGCCCGCGCGAGAGCTCCGTGCGGTGCTCTGCGCCGAGCGCGAGGCCCCGCACGCCGCCAACATCGAAGCCATGTTGGACTTGGCCGGACTCCCGAGCCGAAGGCGAGGGCGCGCACGCCACGCCATTTTTGGGCGGTTGCTCAGCCGAGTGAAGGTGGGCGATGGCTGGCTCCTACGCCTGCCACCTGGTGCGCCGTTCTTGGCGCAGTTGCGGGCGGCGGGGCTCGGCCGCAAGGCCGCCACACTCGCGTTGGCGCACACCGCGCAATACGTGCTCAACATCGCGTCGTGGGCCATGCTGGGACGAGGCGCTCTGCAAGGGCGCATCGACGCGGGGCTCCTCATCGCGTGGGCGCTCCTTTTCGTCACGCAGATCCCATTTCGAATCCTCGAGAGCCGGATGCAGGCCCTCTTCGCCATCGACGCCGGCGGGCTCCTCAAACGGAGACTTCTGCATGGCGCGCTGCGACTCGCGCCCGACGAGATCCGCGCGGAAGGAGCGGGTGGCCTTTTGGGCCGCGTGATCGAGTCGGAGGCCGTTGAATCGCTCGCACTCGGAACCGGAATCGGGGGCTTGGTCGCCATCATCGAGCTCGCGGTTTGTGCCTTCGTGCTGTCGAAGGGGGCAGCGGCTGCGACGGAGCTCGTGCTTCTGGCCTTATGGTCGATCGTCAGCGTCTTTACGGTGCGAACGTACCTCAAGAGAACGGATGCCTGGACGGTGACGCGTCTTGCGATGACCAACGATCTCGTCGAGCGGATCGTCGGACACCGCACGCGCCTGGCGCAGCTGGCGCCCGAAAAGTGGCATCAAGGCGAGAGCGAGGCCGTGGCCGAGTACATCGCGCGCTCGGAGCGAATGGACGCGTCGGCCGCGCGCATTGCTGCGCTGCTCCCACGGGGGTGGCTGGTGGTGGCCATGATGGGCCTCCTGCCGACGCTTCTTTTCGGGTCGGCGTCTTCATCGCTCTCTGCGGGATCCATGGCAATCACACTTGGCGGAATCCTTCTCGCCTCGGGCGCGCTTGGGCACTTGGCGGGGGGCCTCACGAGTTTGGGCGGTGCGCTCCTCGCCTGGAAGCAAGTCAAACCTCTCTTCCACGCCGCCGGCCGCACGGAGCCTAGCGCACCGCCCGATCTCGCGTTCTTCGCTTCCAGCGAGATGCCGGGAAGCGCTCTGCTCGAGGCACGTGACGTGACGTTTCGTTACCGGGATCGTGGAGAGCCCGTTCTGCGCGGGTGCACGCTTCGGATTGACGCGCGAGACCGGATCCTTCTCGAAGGGGGATCCGGCGGCGGGAAGTCCACGTTCGGCGCCGTGCTCGCAGGGCTCCGCTCCCCTGAGACAGGGCTTTTGCTTCTCAATGGACTCGATCGCAGCACGCTTGGTGCAGAGGCGTGGCGAAAGCGCGTCGTGGCCGCGCCGCAGTTTCACGAGAACCACGTGCTCTCGGGGATGCTTGCCTTCAACTTGCTCATGGGACGCGCGTGGCCTCCGAGCCAGGCGGATCTCGACGAGGCCGAAGCGGTTTGCCGAGAGCTCGACCTCGGTGGGTTGCTCGATCGGATGCCCGGTGGATTGATGCAGATGGTCGGGGAAACCGGCTGGCAGCTATCGCACGGCGAAAAAAGCCGCGTGTACATCGCACGGGCCCTCCTCCAAAACGCCGATCTCATCGTCCTCGATGAGAGCTTCGGGGCGCTCGATCCCGAAACGATGCGCAAAGCCATGCAATGTGTCGACCGGAGAGCGCGTGCGTTTCTGGTGATCGCGCACCCCTGA